The following coding sequences are from one Arcobacter nitrofigilis DSM 7299 window:
- the mog gene encoding molybdopterin adenylyltransferase, whose protein sequence is MMIAKIGIVTASDRASNGVYEDLSGKAIIDTLNEYLTSKWEPVYKCIEDNQETIENTLKDLVDNENCCLVVTTGGTGPAKRDVTPEATENVCDRMMPGFGELMRAESLKFVPTAILSRQTAGLRGSSLIVNLPGKPKSIRECLDAVFPAIPYCIDLMEGPFLECNEEVIKPFRPKQK, encoded by the coding sequence ATGATGATAGCAAAAATAGGTATTGTAACAGCAAGTGATAGAGCAAGTAACGGAGTTTATGAAGACTTATCAGGTAAAGCTATTATTGATACATTAAACGAGTACTTAACTAGCAAATGGGAACCAGTATATAAATGTATTGAAGATAACCAAGAAACAATAGAAAATACACTAAAAGATTTAGTAGATAATGAAAATTGTTGTTTAGTAGTAACAACTGGTGGAACAGGACCTGCTAAAAGGGATGTAACTCCAGAAGCTACAGAAAATGTATGTGATAGAATGATGCCCGGTTTTGGAGAACTTATGCGTGCAGAGTCTTTAAAATTTGTACCAACAGCAATTTTATCAAGACAAACAGCAGGGCTTAGAGGTAGTTCTTTAATTGTAAATCTTCCTGGAAAACCAAAATCGATAAGAGAGTGCTTAGATGCAGTATTTCCAGCAATTCCATATTGTATTGATTTGATGGAAGGACCTTTCTTAGAGTGTAATGAAGAGGTTATTAAACCTTTTAGACCCAAACAAAAATAA
- a CDS encoding AAA family ATPase, which produces MLQNSNDLKNNRDKNLKLMLLSGIALVVLFFYTIYKSSAYIQTSTYSFGLVFIVILLLFAVVARLKRDKIQEFINKNKVKNSIFAQELEKRKAVGEEVPHEESSHIEVVKPNTTFKDVAGIAQVKEELEEIVEFLHNPKKYFKYGIKLPKGVLLYGPPGVGKTLIARAVAGESNVPFFYQSGASFVQIYVGMGAKRVRELFAKAKVNAPSIIFIDEIDAIGKERGGKSNDERESTLNELLTQMDGFEGDNGVIVIAATNKIEVLDDALLRAGRFDRRVKLSLPNINDRKEILELYLKSIKHNIDVKTLSTNLSGFSSASISTLINEAMLYMIKSGDKVLEQKHIEIAKNKLEFGKKENFILSENEKEVLSIYQASKAFITKQKVSLFDENSTKLNSVFPSKNQLKNELKKYLAGSIGIEVLKDEQYAIFEEDLEKANKLAKEMVEKFAMARESKELIDQTKVELKTIFDENYEEITRLSKIMIKNEVIEENEI; this is translated from the coding sequence ATGTTGCAAAATTCTAATGACTTAAAAAATAACAGAGATAAAAATTTAAAACTGATGCTTTTATCAGGTATAGCCTTAGTTGTACTATTTTTTTATACTATTTATAAAAGTTCTGCATATATACAAACTAGTACTTATAGTTTTGGTTTAGTTTTTATTGTAATTCTTTTACTATTTGCAGTAGTTGCAAGACTAAAAAGAGATAAGATACAAGAGTTTATAAACAAAAATAAAGTAAAAAATTCAATTTTTGCACAAGAACTTGAAAAAAGAAAAGCTGTGGGTGAAGAAGTTCCACATGAGGAGAGTTCACATATTGAAGTTGTAAAACCAAATACTACTTTTAAAGATGTAGCAGGTATTGCTCAAGTAAAAGAAGAACTTGAAGAGATAGTAGAGTTTTTACACAATCCTAAAAAATATTTTAAGTATGGAATTAAATTACCAAAAGGTGTTTTACTCTATGGACCTCCAGGTGTTGGTAAAACTTTGATTGCAAGGGCAGTTGCTGGTGAATCAAATGTTCCATTTTTTTATCAAAGTGGTGCAAGCTTTGTTCAAATATATGTGGGAATGGGTGCAAAAAGAGTTCGTGAATTATTCGCAAAAGCAAAAGTTAATGCTCCTTCAATTATATTTATAGATGAAATTGATGCTATAGGAAAAGAGCGAGGTGGAAAATCAAATGATGAGAGAGAATCAACACTAAATGAACTTCTAACTCAAATGGATGGTTTCGAAGGTGATAATGGTGTAATCGTAATAGCAGCAACTAATAAAATAGAAGTACTTGATGACGCACTTTTAAGAGCAGGAAGATTTGATAGAAGAGTTAAATTATCACTTCCAAATATAAATGATAGAAAAGAGATTTTAGAGCTATATTTAAAATCTATCAAACATAATATTGATGTGAAAACTTTAAGCACAAATCTTTCTGGATTCTCTTCTGCTTCTATTTCAACACTTATAAATGAAGCTATGTTATACATGATAAAATCAGGTGATAAAGTACTTGAACAAAAACATATAGAAATCGCAAAAAATAAATTAGAATTTGGGAAAAAAGAGAATTTTATTTTATCAGAAAATGAAAAAGAAGTATTATCTATTTATCAGGCTTCAAAAGCTTTTATTACAAAACAAAAAGTTTCACTATTTGATGAAAATAGTACGAAACTAAATAGTGTATTTCCTTCAAAAAATCAGCTTAAAAATGAACTTAAAAAATATTTAGCAGGAAGTATTGGAATTGAAGTTTTAAAAGATGAACAGTATGCTATTTTTGAAGAGGATTTAGAAAAAGCAAATAAATTAGCTAAAGAGATGGTTGAGAAATTTGCAATGGCTAGAGAAAGTAAAGAGCTAATTGATCAAACTAAAGTTGAATTAAAAACTATTTTTGATGAAAACTATGAGGAAATAACTAGATTGTCAAAAATTATGATAAAAAATGAAGTAATAGAAGAAAATGAAATCTAA
- a CDS encoding thioredoxin fold domain-containing protein, which yields MKKIFKLMFLFSMLISLNAFASTELSKSEVNEIGKLPIFFGSGMKVLKAYKEDNFYLLRVNIQENIQELVLTADKKYLIAGKIYNVLSGEQVSIPNDVSILKDKEVLTYGTGNDVYYLFTDPECPYCKKFESYFDQIKNDVQFKIYLFPLSFHKNAIPLSKYILSFKSNEDRVNALLNVTPSTKEFLDKKFTKAQDEALTNVINAQMKLGEKLGVRGTPTLYDIHGKALSWVKVLERYGVEVK from the coding sequence ATGAAAAAGATTTTTAAATTGATGTTTTTATTTAGTATGCTAATTTCATTGAATGCTTTTGCATCAACAGAATTAAGTAAAAGTGAGGTTAATGAAATAGGGAAGCTTCCAATATTTTTTGGTTCTGGAATGAAAGTTTTAAAGGCTTATAAAGAAGATAATTTTTATTTACTAAGAGTAAATATTCAAGAAAATATTCAAGAATTAGTTTTAACTGCTGATAAAAAATATTTAATTGCAGGTAAAATTTATAATGTTCTATCTGGTGAACAAGTTTCAATTCCTAATGATGTATCAATTTTAAAAGATAAAGAAGTTTTAACTTATGGTACAGGAAATGATGTATATTATTTATTTACAGATCCGGAGTGCCCTTATTGTAAAAAATTTGAGTCATACTTTGATCAAATTAAAAATGATGTTCAATTCAAAATTTATCTTTTCCCTTTGAGTTTTCACAAAAATGCAATACCTTTATCTAAGTATATTTTATCATTTAAATCAAATGAAGATAGAGTAAATGCACTATTGAATGTAACTCCTAGTACAAAAGAGTTTTTAGATAAAAAATTTACTAAAGCACAAGACGAAGCTTTAACAAATGTTATTAATGCTCAAATGAAATTGGGTGAAAAACTAGGTGTAAGAGGAACTCCAACATTATATGATATACATGGAAAAGCACTTTCATGGGTAAAAGTCTTAGAAAGATATGGGGTAGAAGTTAAATAA
- the mtaB gene encoding tRNA (N(6)-L-threonylcarbamoyladenosine(37)-C(2))-methylthiotransferase MtaB, with protein MNFTNTKPKVYFKTFGCRTNVFDTQVMMSNLKDFEITQDEKSANVVVINSCTVTNSADSTARGYINSLNKLPNKPRVVFTGCGVWTKGETLFKEDKVDSLFGHSEKENINELLKNEERFFNAGDLEHIDETIVEEFVGKSRAFIKIQEGCDFRCSYCIIPYVRGDARSYSEDKILEQITTLASNGFGEFILTGTNVGSYGKKKHTSLAKLLKKISLIKGVRRIRMGSIEPIQIDDEFKEIIDEPFMARHLHIALQHTSKKMLEIMNRRNKVLKDLELFEFLKDKGYALGTDFIVGHPGETDELWKEAIENLHKFPLTHVHAFTYSKRDGTPSATMKEQVKGDISKARYNELVSIIDEKNFNFRKNNKTTLEVLIEQEKNGKYIGLDQYFNQIEIQSNADLVGDWVFIENYEAKDKINVAKF; from the coding sequence ATGAATTTTACAAATACAAAACCAAAGGTTTATTTTAAAACTTTTGGTTGCAGAACAAACGTTTTTGATACTCAAGTTATGATGAGTAATTTAAAAGATTTTGAAATAACACAAGATGAAAAGAGTGCGAATGTAGTTGTTATCAACTCTTGTACTGTTACAAATAGTGCAGATAGTACAGCACGAGGTTATATAAACTCACTAAATAAACTTCCAAACAAACCAAGAGTTGTTTTCACAGGTTGTGGAGTTTGGACAAAGGGTGAAACTTTGTTTAAAGAAGACAAAGTCGATTCTTTATTTGGGCATAGTGAAAAAGAGAATATCAATGAACTTCTTAAAAATGAAGAACGATTTTTCAATGCTGGTGATTTAGAACATATTGATGAAACTATTGTTGAAGAGTTTGTAGGTAAAAGTAGAGCCTTTATAAAAATACAAGAGGGGTGTGATTTTAGATGTTCATATTGTATCATTCCTTATGTAAGAGGAGATGCAAGAAGTTATAGTGAAGATAAAATCCTAGAACAAATTACAACACTTGCTAGTAATGGTTTTGGAGAGTTTATTTTAACTGGTACAAATGTTGGCTCTTATGGTAAGAAAAAACATACTTCATTGGCTAAGCTTCTTAAAAAAATCTCTTTAATAAAAGGTGTTAGACGTATACGAATGGGAAGTATAGAACCTATTCAAATAGATGATGAATTTAAAGAGATAATAGATGAACCTTTTATGGCAAGACATCTTCATATTGCACTTCAACACACTTCTAAAAAAATGCTTGAAATCATGAATAGAAGAAACAAAGTTTTAAAAGACCTTGAACTTTTTGAATTTTTAAAAGATAAAGGTTATGCTCTTGGAACAGATTTTATTGTAGGTCATCCAGGTGAAACTGATGAGTTATGGAAAGAGGCTATTGAAAACTTACATAAATTTCCCTTGACTCATGTTCATGCTTTTACTTATTCTAAAAGAGATGGAACACCAAGTGCTACTATGAAAGAACAAGTAAAAGGTGATATATCAAAAGCTAGATATAATGAGCTTGTTTCAATAATAGATGAAAAGAATTTTAATTTTAGAAAAAACAATAAAACTACTTTAGAAGTTCTAATTGAACAAGAAAAAAATGGAAAATATATAGGATTAGATCAATATTTTAATCAAATAGAAATCCAAAGTAATGCTGATTTGGTTGGAGATTGGGTTTTTATTGAGAATTATGAAGCAAAGGATAAAATCAATGTTGCAAAATTCTAA
- the bioV gene encoding pimelyl-ACP methyl ester esterase BioV: MKSNYFSGFCLNNEKELFCDYLIENDFTLSGFSYGAIKVFEEALNSDKRVDLIQLFSPAFFQTQNEKFIRMQLMFFKKDSKSYCENFLKNISYPSSVDVTKYFKEGSYEELETLLTYKWSKEKINELLEKGTKIEVYLGKEDKIIDSKKAYEFFKDFSTVYFMKKHGHILKGL, from the coding sequence ATGAAATCTAATTACTTCAGTGGTTTTTGTTTAAATAATGAGAAAGAACTCTTTTGTGATTATTTAATAGAAAATGATTTTACACTTTCTGGCTTTTCATATGGAGCTATAAAGGTATTTGAAGAGGCTTTAAATAGTGATAAAAGAGTTGATTTGATTCAACTTTTTTCCCCTGCATTTTTTCAAACGCAAAATGAAAAGTTTATAAGAATGCAATTGATGTTTTTCAAAAAAGACTCAAAGAGTTATTGTGAAAATTTCTTAAAAAATATATCTTATCCTTCAAGCGTTGATGTAACAAAATATTTTAAAGAGGGTTCCTATGAAGAGTTAGAAACTCTTCTTACTTATAAGTGGAGCAAAGAGAAGATAAATGAGCTTTTAGAAAAAGGAACTAAAATAGAAGTTTATTTAGGCAAAGAAGATAAGATAATAGACTCAAAAAAAGCCTATGAGTTTTTTAAAGATTTTTCAACTGTTTATTTTATGAAAAAACATGGACATATTTTAAAAGGATTATGA
- a CDS encoding SLC13 family permease translates to MKKIIITIGLSVILFYLLSFYFSTQHATLISIIFLLVVLWSNEGLALGVVSLLPILLFPTFDILSTNETVSNYSKSIIFLFLGGFMIAIATQKTELHKYISNKLLTLFPNTPRGIIFSLAITSACLSSLISNTTTALLLIPIAIYLSDDVKVRLRFVLAIAYGASIGGIVTPIGTPPNLILLGFMEQHHLEAIPFVKWIVLTAPLAMAMLIVIPYVLSIGMKNSVIDASLHKVKPLTSDQKRLIYILGSLIILLFVNSKIEPYYMGLGLNEKGILLGYGLLMFLPKIGFLTWDDTVKVPYEIMFLFGAGFSIAMAFSKTGLADVIAHHLLSLTGLPVVVLIVLVAALVTFTTEITSNTALISVVLPILYSLGNVGGVDLSLILFIATICASYAFMLPIATPANAIAMSSGVVKVSDMAKYGFIFNILGIVFITIIAMVYWQYSI, encoded by the coding sequence TTGAAGAAAATTATTATAACAATTGGCTTATCAGTAATTTTATTTTATCTTTTGAGTTTTTACTTTTCAACCCAACATGCAACTTTAATATCTATAATATTTCTACTTGTAGTATTATGGTCAAATGAGGGCTTAGCTTTAGGTGTTGTATCATTATTGCCTATTTTGCTTTTTCCAACTTTTGATATATTAAGTACCAATGAAACAGTTTCCAATTATTCCAAATCAATAATTTTTCTGTTTTTAGGTGGTTTTATGATAGCAATTGCTACTCAAAAAACAGAGTTGCATAAGTATATTTCAAATAAACTCTTAACTTTATTTCCAAATACGCCAAGGGGAATTATCTTTTCCCTTGCTATTACTTCTGCTTGTTTGAGTTCACTTATTTCAAATACTACAACTGCACTTTTATTGATTCCAATTGCTATATATTTAAGTGATGATGTAAAAGTTAGACTTAGATTTGTATTAGCAATTGCTTATGGTGCAAGCATTGGGGGAATAGTTACTCCAATTGGAACACCACCAAATCTTATTCTTTTAGGTTTTATGGAACAACATCACCTTGAAGCAATACCTTTTGTTAAATGGATAGTATTAACAGCTCCATTAGCAATGGCAATGTTAATAGTGATTCCTTATGTTTTATCTATAGGAATGAAAAATTCAGTTATTGATGCTAGTTTACATAAAGTTAAGCCATTAACTAGTGATCAAAAGAGATTGATATATATTCTTGGTTCTTTAATCATTTTATTATTTGTAAATTCAAAAATAGAACCTTATTATATGGGATTAGGACTAAATGAAAAAGGAATACTCCTTGGATATGGTTTATTGATGTTTTTACCAAAAATTGGTTTTTTAACTTGGGATGATACAGTAAAAGTTCCATATGAAATTATGTTTTTATTTGGGGCAGGTTTTTCTATTGCTATGGCATTTTCAAAAACAGGTTTAGCTGATGTAATTGCTCATCATTTATTATCCCTAACTGGATTACCTGTAGTTGTGCTTATAGTTTTAGTGGCAGCTTTAGTTACATTTACCACAGAAATTACATCAAATACTGCTTTAATATCTGTTGTTCTTCCTATTCTTTATTCTCTTGGTAATGTTGGAGGAGTTGATTTATCATTAATTTTATTTATTGCAACTATTTGTGCTTCTTATGCCTTTATGTTGCCAATTGCCACCCCAGCAAATGCAATAGCCATGAGTAGTGGAGTTGTCAAAGTAAGTGATATGGCAAAATATGGATTTATTTTTAATATTTTAGGTATAGTTTTTATAACAATTATTGCTATGGTTTATTGGCAATATAGTATATAG